A part of Desulfobacter sp. genomic DNA contains:
- a CDS encoding winged helix-turn-helix transcriptional regulator, whose amino-acid sequence MPNGQAVAVKTGERAVRGRLIHRLFLEVYSLHGCLAAITDRVHEQAGMGTPQRRLMKVLEKENGVTVPRVALSLGISRQSVQKTANSLMAAGYIRNTENPMHKRSKLLVLTEAGRQALDRAREKEAIIIEQVLPDLDPGQADVAAELLEKIRKKIEAVQPKDNQDGLNG is encoded by the coding sequence TTGCCGAACGGTCAGGCGGTGGCTGTGAAAACCGGGGAAAGGGCGGTCCGGGGGCGGTTGATCCACAGGCTGTTCCTGGAGGTCTACAGCCTCCATGGCTGTCTTGCCGCCATTACGGACAGGGTCCATGAACAGGCCGGCATGGGGACCCCCCAGCGCCGGCTCATGAAGGTGCTGGAAAAGGAGAATGGCGTCACCGTACCCAGGGTCGCCCTGTCATTGGGAATTTCCCGCCAGTCCGTCCAGAAGACCGCCAATAGTCTCATGGCGGCGGGATATATCCGGAATACGGAAAATCCCATGCACAAGCGGTCCAAACTCCTGGTGCTGACGGAGGCCGGCAGGCAGGCCCTTGACAGGGCCCGGGAAAAAGAGGCCATAATCATTGAGCAGGTGCTGCCAGACCTTGATCCCGGCCAGGCCGATGTGGCCGCCGAACTGCTGGAAAAGATCAGAAAAAAGATTGAAGCCGTCCAACCGAAAGACAACCAAGACGGGTTAAACGGATAA
- a CDS encoding isoprenylcysteine carboxylmethyltransferase family protein, protein MNTDISRLETSQDNPGVTFMPPSVFFICLMAGGLLHVILPLELPLLSGLWPRIAGVVFGAAGFGFMLLAHEKFKSVDTHVPTDQPAACCVSTGAYRFSRNPMYVGGSAFFLGLGAAAGSVWMLAAWLPLGIYLAAYVVPREEAYMERRFGEEYLAYCRTVRRWL, encoded by the coding sequence ATGAATACAGATATATCCCGGCTTGAAACATCCCAGGATAATCCCGGTGTCACCTTTATGCCGCCTTCGGTATTTTTCATCTGCCTTATGGCCGGCGGGCTTTTACACGTCATCCTTCCCCTGGAGCTGCCGCTGCTCTCCGGGCTATGGCCGCGTATCGCAGGGGTTGTGTTTGGGGCGGCCGGCTTTGGGTTCATGTTACTGGCCCATGAAAAATTCAAGTCCGTGGATACCCATGTCCCGACAGATCAGCCCGCCGCCTGCTGCGTGAGTACAGGCGCCTACCGGTTCAGCCGCAACCCCATGTACGTGGGCGGCTCAGCCTTTTTTCTGGGGCTGGGTGCTGCGGCCGGCAGTGTATGGATGCTTGCCGCCTGGCTGCCCCTGGGCATTTACCTGGCCGCCTATGTGGTCCCCAGGGAAGAGGCCTATATGGAAAGGCGGTTCGGGGAGGAGTACCTGGCCTATTGCCGAACGGTCAGGCGGTGGCTGTGA
- a CDS encoding GNAT family N-acetyltransferase, producing the protein MEIKIKYDTKNIDWNKIADTLKSVGMAHYEPQKHKKAFQASYRTVFLFDRKVMVGFGRAISDGAYQAAIYDCAVIKDYQGRGLGKLIVQELLSALPECNVILYASPGKEGFYENLNFKRMKTGMAYFLNRDRMTAKGFTE; encoded by the coding sequence ATGGAAATTAAAATAAAATACGATACAAAAAATATCGACTGGAATAAGATTGCTGATACATTGAAATCAGTCGGCATGGCACACTATGAACCCCAAAAGCATAAAAAGGCCTTTCAAGCAAGTTACCGCACTGTCTTTTTATTTGACCGAAAGGTAATGGTTGGTTTTGGCAGGGCGATATCGGACGGCGCATACCAGGCCGCCATTTATGACTGTGCAGTGATTAAAGATTACCAAGGCCGCGGGCTTGGTAAACTCATTGTACAAGAACTGCTATCCGCACTTCCCGAGTGTAATGTTATTCTCTATGCATCTCCGGGGAAAGAGGGGTTTTACGAAAACCTCAATTTTAAGAGGATGAAAACCGGCATGGCATACTTTCTCAATCGTGACCGGATGACAGCAAAAGGCTTTACAGAATAA
- a CDS encoding FRG domain-containing protein: protein MPDTIVESWEQLQDELFKGSWNQAISRYRSPYVFRGLSDSSYRLETSLMRLGGAYWQLEKHLLRNFRKYAQASVAGDPDSFWHLLAVAQHHGLPTRLLDWTYSPFVALHFALASLDRFDTDGAIWCVNNEMAHDRLPGVLKTQLHTEGAQAFTVELLTSISRREQECGPDGRGGSGGQAFHRYVETLTQFDSLGEPEEFLLFFEPPSIDGRIVNQYALFSIMPNPRRVVDDWLELHPELFRRIIIPAELKWECRDKLDQCNITERVLFPGLDGLSSWLKRHYSPKF from the coding sequence ATGCCGGACACCATTGTTGAATCCTGGGAGCAGCTCCAGGATGAATTGTTCAAAGGCTCTTGGAACCAGGCCATTTCCCGCTACCGTTCCCCCTATGTGTTCCGCGGGCTCTCCGACAGCAGCTATCGCCTGGAAACCTCTTTGATGCGCCTGGGCGGGGCCTATTGGCAGCTGGAGAAGCACCTGCTGCGGAATTTCCGGAAATACGCCCAGGCCTCGGTGGCCGGGGATCCGGATTCTTTCTGGCATCTGCTGGCCGTGGCCCAGCACCACGGGCTGCCCACACGGCTTCTGGACTGGACCTATTCGCCCTTTGTGGCCCTCCACTTTGCCCTGGCCAGCCTGGACCGCTTTGACACCGACGGGGCCATCTGGTGTGTAAACAATGAAATGGCCCATGACCGGCTGCCCGGGGTCCTAAAGACCCAGCTCCACACCGAAGGGGCCCAGGCCTTTACCGTTGAACTGCTCACCAGCATCAGCCGCCGGGAACAGGAGTGCGGCCCTGACGGCAGGGGGGGAAGCGGGGGGCAGGCCTTTCACCGGTATGTGGAAACCCTGACCCAGTTTGATTCCCTGGGGGAGCCCGAGGAATTCCTCCTCTTTTTTGAACCCCCCTCCATTGACGGCCGCATCGTCAATCAATACGCCCTTTTTTCCATCATGCCCAATCCCAGGCGGGTGGTGGATGACTGGCTGGAACTTCATCCGGAGCTCTTCAGGCGGATCATCATCCCGGCAGAACTTAAGTGGGAATGCCGGGACAAGCTGGACCAGTGCAATATCACCGAGCGAGTGCTTTTCCCCGGCCTGGACGGCTTAAGCTCCTGGCTGAAACGTCACTACAGCCCCAAGTTTTAA
- a CDS encoding MarR family transcriptional regulator: MDNTFVEEAIARRINLLFRLTMSHLRTEMKKLGIGAGDYTFLIILFFRPGLSQDEMSRIVHVDKSYTARAVAKLEKMGLLERRPDPDQHRVKRVFLTQRTRDMEGQFLGVLKGWHDTLVKDIDPDHMKIIREGLDKMMDNACLSLYGRPPESFTGEIGK; this comes from the coding sequence ATGGATAATACATTTGTTGAAGAGGCCATTGCACGGCGGATCAATCTGCTGTTCCGGCTCACCATGAGCCATTTGCGAACCGAGATGAAGAAACTTGGGATCGGGGCGGGGGATTACACCTTTTTGATCATCCTCTTTTTTCGTCCCGGGCTGAGCCAGGATGAAATGTCCAGGATCGTCCATGTGGATAAATCCTATACGGCCAGGGCCGTGGCCAAGCTGGAGAAAATGGGGCTGCTGGAGCGCAGGCCCGACCCGGACCAGCACCGGGTCAAGCGGGTGTTTTTGACCCAGCGGACCCGGGATATGGAAGGGCAGTTTTTAGGGGTGCTCAAGGGCTGGCACGATACCCTGGTCAAGGATATCGATCCTGATCATATGAAAATCATCCGGGAGGGCCTGGACAAGATGATGGACAACGCCTGCCTTTCCCTCTACGGCCGGCCGCCGGAATCCTTTACGGGTGAAATAGGAAAATAA
- a CDS encoding response regulator, producing the protein MPFNPFTLAFARQWADLEPGFLDFHFKESLGRIRLAILAAVFFYAVFGILDHVMVPDKKLVFWSIRYLAVIPFALVVLFLSFRPGFKERSAPLLFSMCLIGGLGIEYMIILADPPATYSYYAGLILVFITVHTFLSLRFLWASACSWSIVILYEIAALWLSDTPAIILINNNFFFISAVCLCMLAGYTMEMNARYRYLAAHMLTLEKEKVGRINEDLDRLVRERTKELSRAYHCIKVEMDEREESQARQLKLEKELNRKQKMEAIGTLAGGIAHDFNNILSAVIGYTELAMDEPEEEKRRDNHSQVVKAALRAKDLIGQILAFSRQGEHELVPLNLKPVVKEALKLLRASLPAGIEIKTRLETDSLVMADPTQIHRIIINICTNALHAMPDHTGILDIALEEVNMYALLDINRDGLAPGNYIQLTISDTGCGMTPEIMEKIFDPFFTTKKTGQGTGMGLSVVHGIIEQYRGSIRVSSEPGKGTTFIIRLPCTGNGAEELQALSPDAIPRGTESILVLDDEIALSRILEKTLTALGYSVTAFFTPEAALSHLKENPARPDLIITDFAMPKMNGIQFAQKVNAGTDIPVILCTGYSENIAREKMSSANIKGFLLKPLTQQTIAETVRQVLDG; encoded by the coding sequence ATGCCTTTTAATCCGTTCACATTGGCCTTTGCCCGCCAATGGGCAGACCTTGAACCGGGATTTCTGGATTTTCATTTTAAGGAATCCCTGGGGCGGATACGCCTGGCCATCCTGGCGGCGGTTTTCTTCTATGCGGTATTCGGCATCCTGGACCATGTAATGGTGCCCGACAAAAAACTGGTTTTCTGGTCCATCCGGTATCTGGCGGTCATCCCCTTTGCCCTTGTGGTATTGTTCCTCTCATTTCGGCCTGGATTCAAAGAGAGAAGCGCCCCGCTCCTGTTCTCCATGTGCCTCATCGGCGGCCTGGGCATTGAATACATGATCATTCTGGCGGACCCGCCGGCCACCTATTCCTATTACGCCGGCCTCATCCTGGTTTTCATTACCGTTCATACATTTCTGAGCCTGCGGTTCTTATGGGCCAGCGCCTGCTCATGGTCCATTGTCATTTTATATGAAATCGCCGCCCTCTGGCTGTCGGATACCCCTGCCATTATTCTCATCAACAATAATTTCTTTTTCATATCTGCGGTATGTCTCTGTATGCTGGCCGGATATACCATGGAAATGAATGCCAGATACCGATACCTGGCCGCCCATATGCTGACCCTGGAAAAGGAAAAGGTGGGGCGGATCAACGAAGACCTGGACAGACTGGTCAGGGAGCGGACCAAAGAGCTATCCCGGGCCTACCACTGCATTAAGGTGGAAATGGATGAACGGGAGGAGAGCCAGGCCCGGCAGCTGAAACTGGAAAAAGAACTGAACCGGAAACAGAAGATGGAGGCCATCGGTACGTTGGCCGGCGGCATTGCCCATGATTTCAACAACATCCTGTCCGCAGTCATCGGGTATACGGAACTGGCCATGGATGAACCGGAGGAAGAAAAACGGCGGGACAACCACTCCCAGGTGGTTAAAGCGGCGCTCCGGGCCAAGGATCTCATCGGACAGATCCTTGCCTTCAGCCGCCAGGGCGAACATGAACTGGTCCCGTTAAACCTGAAACCTGTGGTGAAAGAAGCCCTGAAACTGCTCCGGGCCTCCCTTCCCGCGGGCATTGAAATAAAAACACGCCTGGAAACCGACAGCCTGGTCATGGCCGACCCCACCCAGATCCACCGCATCATCATTAATATCTGCACCAACGCCCTCCATGCCATGCCGGATCACACCGGTATCCTGGATATCGCCCTGGAAGAGGTAAACATGTATGCGCTGCTGGACATCAACAGGGATGGGCTGGCACCGGGAAATTATATCCAGCTCACCATCAGCGACACCGGCTGCGGCATGACGCCGGAAATCATGGAAAAAATTTTCGATCCATTCTTCACCACAAAAAAGACGGGCCAGGGGACTGGCATGGGGCTGTCCGTAGTCCACGGCATCATAGAACAATACCGGGGCAGCATCCGGGTATCCAGCGAACCGGGCAAAGGCACCACCTTTATCATCCGTCTCCCCTGTACCGGAAACGGGGCCGAAGAGCTTCAGGCCCTGTCACCAGATGCCATCCCAAGGGGCACCGAATCCATCCTGGTGCTGGATGACGAAATCGCCCTTTCCCGGATTCTTGAAAAGACCCTCACCGCACTGGGCTACAGTGTCACCGCATTTTTTACCCCCGAGGCGGCGCTTTCCCACCTCAAAGAGAATCCAGCACGTCCAGACCTGATCATCACCGATTTCGCCATGCCCAAAATGAACGGCATCCAGTTTGCCCAAAAAGTGAATGCCGGCACAGATATTCCTGTGATCCTCTGCACCGGCTACAGTGAAAACATCGCCCGTGAAAAAATGTCCTCAGCCAATATCAAGGGATTTTTGCTCAAGCCATTGACCCAGCAAACCATCGCCGAAACCGTTCGGCAGGTGCTGGACGGCTGA